In Fragaria vesca subsp. vesca unplaced genomic scaffold, FraVesHawaii_1.0 scf0510516, whole genome shotgun sequence, the genomic stretch TTGTCTTGGGGAACGTTGAAGCTTGCTTCTTCTCCACAGTTTTCTTGGTCATCAATACGACCTGTCCTTAATAGAACCGATCCGATTCTCTGAACAACCGGAATTTCGTACTTCTGTCGGATCCTCCCTATCTCCTGATCAAGCTTGTGTAGGTAGATGTTGCCTGGTAGGGCCGATAGTAGTACACTGTGTGGGACGGAATAAGGGCCCTTCTCACCTCCTACGAGTCGTCCGGTGGAAAAGACTTTCTGAATGGGGTAAAAGAACTTGGGATCGTCTATCTCTTCTTTAAAGATTGGGATGAGTCGATGTCGGTCGATGGTGTGAAAACACTTCCTGATGTCGAATTCCAAAAACCAGCGAGAGGTTCCCCACTCTTCTTTGATCCATCTTAGGGTCGAGTGGCGGCCTCGACCCGAGCGGAAGTGCGATGTGTCTGGAAACTCGGGATCGTAAATGAATTCGAGTACCATTCTGATCGCCTCTTTCATGATCTTTTCTATAGGTAGAACTACTGTGAGCGGTCTAAACTTCGACccttatttctttcttcatattGTAAAGGGAAGCAAAGCCCTTTTTTTGCTCCCTCTATTGATAGATCAAGGGCCCTCCTGCCGTCGTTTCAGTGACTCATATGGCTTCCCTCAGCTCAGTCTTTTTGGTTCTTGAGAATGGTCGCCACCTCTCCCAGGACCGGAATGATTATCCCTACCCGA encodes the following:
- the LOC101312982 gene encoding putative COX1/OXI3 intron 1 protein-like; protein product: MVLEFIYDPEFPDTSHFRSGRGRHSTLRWIKEEWGTSRWFLEFDIRKCFHTIDRHRLIPIFKEEIDDPKFFYPIQKVFSTGRLVGGEKGPYSVPHSVLLSALPGNIYLHKLDQEIGRIRQKYEIPVVQRIGSVLLRTGRIDDQENCGEEASFN